In the Haloferula helveola genome, one interval contains:
- a CDS encoding alpha/beta hydrolase, protein MQYLAILAFAVLGLVSCSTLPGNQTALIRSPEVVSLAREEFGYKPLDRIEIAYATDREKPAGGGTSGDYEDQRGLRVWLGFADLEVKNREKSGRIQLNQVRESGVLHASVGAWDLPASKEEMAGEAEFFRHLNRKLDATKKGDLVIYISGFRMPFSDPLLVSGQFSSLAADNVVFMGYSWPTTPTLTSYFRDIETAEYSSRNLRLLLRQLAAKSSARRIHIFAYSAGTRLAARTLQEINLETRSDSAARQRYRLGQVALVSSDMDRQLFGSFLADDITRACERLLVYRSGKDGILGLSGWLFSRGRLGHVPKDEAYPPHRRDYLRKLDKLDVVDVSDAPFAGSYGGHFYFFQSPWVSSDLLLSFVSDLRPGSRGLVRDDQSFAWKFPADYPERLEAIARERKKR, encoded by the coding sequence ATGCAATACCTCGCGATCCTCGCGTTTGCCGTGCTGGGCCTTGTTTCGTGCTCCACGCTTCCGGGAAACCAGACCGCACTGATCCGTTCGCCCGAGGTCGTCTCGCTCGCCCGGGAGGAGTTCGGCTACAAGCCGCTCGACCGTATTGAGATCGCCTACGCCACGGATCGCGAGAAACCCGCTGGCGGCGGCACGTCCGGCGACTACGAAGACCAGCGCGGCCTGCGGGTGTGGCTGGGCTTCGCGGACCTCGAGGTGAAGAACCGCGAGAAGTCCGGCCGGATCCAGCTCAACCAGGTTCGCGAATCCGGGGTGCTCCATGCGTCGGTCGGCGCGTGGGACCTGCCGGCTTCGAAGGAGGAAATGGCGGGCGAAGCCGAGTTCTTCCGCCATCTGAACCGCAAGCTCGATGCGACGAAAAAGGGCGACCTCGTCATCTACATTTCGGGCTTCCGCATGCCCTTTTCCGACCCGCTGCTGGTGTCCGGACAGTTCTCTTCTCTGGCGGCGGACAACGTCGTCTTCATGGGCTACAGCTGGCCGACCACTCCCACGCTGACCTCCTACTTCCGCGACATCGAGACGGCCGAGTATTCGTCCCGCAACCTCCGCCTGCTGCTCAGGCAGCTCGCGGCCAAGAGCAGTGCCCGCAGAATCCACATCTTCGCCTACAGCGCCGGCACCCGGCTGGCGGCCCGCACGCTGCAGGAGATCAATCTCGAAACCCGCAGCGACTCGGCCGCACGGCAACGCTACCGGTTGGGCCAGGTAGCGCTGGTTTCCTCCGACATGGACCGCCAGCTCTTCGGGTCTTTCCTCGCCGACGACATCACGCGCGCCTGCGAGCGGTTGCTGGTGTACCGCTCCGGGAAAGATGGCATCCTCGGGCTGTCCGGCTGGTTGTTCAGCCGGGGCCGGCTCGGCCATGTGCCGAAAGACGAAGCCTATCCGCCGCACCGCCGGGATTACCTCCGGAAACTCGACAAGCTCGACGTGGTGGATGTCAGCGATGCGCCATTCGCGGGATCGTACGGGGGCCACTTCTACTTCTTCCAGAGCCCTTGGGTGAGTAGCGACCTGTTGCTGAGCTTTGTCTCCGACCTGAGACCCGGCAGTCGCGGGCTGGTGCGCGATGACCAGAGCTTCGCGTGGAAGTTTCCCGCCGACTATCCGGAGCGCCTCGAGGCTATCGCCCGGGAGCGCAAAAAGCGGTAG
- a CDS encoding DUF4339 domain-containing protein: MNYWVAIGEETQGPFPVEEIGSMLQSGQLTADTMVMPEDGEEWVPLSAVFDIAPSRAPLPPPAPPAPPRGAVTGMVTPGGATQPGTMPKPGIKVAQPSSSGPIIAILAVVVVLGGGAGIFVYQANNKAKERRATAAADAAAKAEEAAMAEESAQKQKLAKLTQAKAVVTQDPLTVNFSTTPTTDADLKLLEGLTDLKVLHVGGGEISDEGMRTVAGLTGLMELTIGARIEPGAAKPEGEAGEAPTPDAGAKAAEGAGSMTISDAGLSQLSKLENLVSLELWGVGMTDQSFPMLGELPKLRRLTLMDTAITEETAQQFKKDHHSISLYAKSDTYRITP; the protein is encoded by the coding sequence ATGAACTACTGGGTCGCGATCGGCGAAGAAACGCAGGGACCATTTCCCGTCGAGGAAATCGGAAGCATGCTGCAGTCCGGCCAACTGACGGCCGACACCATGGTCATGCCCGAGGACGGAGAGGAGTGGGTGCCGCTGTCGGCCGTATTCGACATCGCGCCATCCCGCGCGCCCCTTCCTCCGCCGGCACCCCCGGCGCCGCCACGCGGAGCGGTCACAGGCATGGTCACGCCCGGCGGTGCCACCCAGCCGGGCACGATGCCCAAGCCCGGGATCAAGGTTGCCCAGCCGTCATCGTCCGGCCCGATCATCGCCATCCTCGCGGTGGTCGTCGTGCTCGGCGGCGGAGCGGGCATCTTCGTTTACCAGGCGAACAACAAGGCGAAGGAACGCCGGGCGACCGCCGCAGCGGACGCGGCAGCGAAGGCGGAAGAGGCTGCGATGGCGGAAGAGTCCGCCCAGAAGCAGAAGCTCGCCAAACTGACCCAAGCCAAGGCGGTCGTGACACAGGACCCGCTCACCGTGAACTTCAGCACGACCCCCACGACCGATGCCGACCTCAAACTGCTCGAGGGGCTGACCGATCTGAAGGTGCTGCACGTCGGCGGTGGCGAGATTTCGGATGAGGGGATGCGGACGGTCGCCGGGCTGACCGGATTGATGGAGCTCACGATCGGAGCCCGGATCGAGCCGGGCGCCGCCAAGCCGGAAGGCGAAGCGGGCGAGGCACCGACGCCGGACGCCGGCGCCAAAGCCGCGGAAGGCGCCGGATCCATGACGATCAGCGACGCCGGGCTTTCGCAGCTGTCCAAGCTCGAGAACCTCGTGAGTCTCGAGCTTTGGGGAGTCGGGATGACCGACCAGAGCTTCCCGATGCTCGGCGAACTTCCGAAGTTGAGGCGGCTTACGCTGATGGACACCGCGATCACCGAGGAGACTGCCCAGCAATTCAAGAAAGACCATCATTCGATCTCACTCTACGCCAAGTCCGACACCTACCGGATCACGCCGTGA
- a CDS encoding BLUF domain-containing protein: protein MSENSSTSGNEPTCRLIYKSQTSWDLLSNETLLELAKTSAERNDARGITGLLLLSGESFLQVLEGPSGEVNDLYLRISRDDRHGKLRLLIFEPIVRRTFEDWAMHVVDLDELPMAQRDFLRAKYPVEDDSITIPDDDRLAIALLLDARQLTLSETDRSSS, encoded by the coding sequence ATGTCCGAGAACTCGTCCACTTCCGGCAACGAACCAACCTGCCGGCTCATTTACAAGAGCCAGACTTCGTGGGATCTGTTGTCCAACGAGACGCTGCTCGAGCTCGCGAAAACCAGTGCCGAGCGAAACGATGCCAGGGGGATCACCGGCCTGCTGCTACTTTCGGGCGAATCGTTCCTCCAGGTGCTGGAAGGCCCCTCCGGCGAGGTCAACGACCTCTACCTGCGCATTTCGCGCGACGACCGCCATGGTAAGCTCCGGCTGCTGATCTTCGAGCCGATCGTTCGCCGGACCTTCGAAGACTGGGCGATGCACGTTGTGGATCTCGACGAGCTGCCGATGGCGCAGCGCGATTTCCTGAGGGCGAAGTATCCGGTCGAGGATGACTCGATCACGATTCCCGACGACGACCGGCTGGCCATCGCGCTGTTGCTCGACGCGCGGCAGCTCACGCTTTCCGAGACCGACCGGTCTTCGAGTTAG